Genomic window (Dehalococcoidia bacterium):
GCGCATGAGCTGGCCGCGCTGGTGCGCAGCCGCCAGCTCTCGCCAGTGGAGCTGATGGAGGCCTGCCTGGATCGCATCCGCCGCCTCGACCCGGTAATAAGGGCCTTCATCACCCTGAGGGCCGATGAGGCCCTGGCCGAGGCGCGTCAGATGGCCGACCGCATCGCTCGCGGCGAGGAGGTGGGGGTCCTGGCCGGCCTGCCTCTGGGCGTCAAGGACCTGGAAGACGTGGCTGGCCTGCCCACCACCTACGGCTCCCTTCCCTTCCGCGACAACGTGGCCCGCAGGGACTCGGTGCAGGTGGAAAGGCTCAAGCGGGCCGGGGCCATCGTGGTGGGCAAGACCAGCACCCCCGAGTTCGGCTACACCTTCTTCTGCCGCAACCTGCTGATAGGGGCTACCCTGAACCCCTGGAACCTGGAGCGGACCTCGGGCGGCTCGAGCGGCGGCTCGGCGGCGGCCATCGCCTCTGGCATGGTGCCGCTGGCCACCGCTTCCGACGGCGGCGGCTCCATCCGCATTCCGGCTGCCTACACGGGCTGCTTCGGCATCAAGCCCCAGTTCGGACGGGTGCCCATGGGGCCTTTCGAGGTGGTGCCCTGGAGCGGCCTGGCCTGTTACGGCCCCATTACCCGCACCGTCACCGACGCGGCCCTTTACCTGGACGCGGTCGTGGGCGATCACCCGTCGGATCCCCATTCGCTGCCGCACCCGGGGTATTCTTATGTCGAGCTACTCAGGAGACCCTTGCCTCGCCTGCGCATTGCCTGGAGCCCCACCCTGGGCTACGCCGTGGTGCAGCCCGACGTGCTGCGAGTGGCCGAGTCCGCTGCCCGCGTCTTTCAGGAGCTGGGGCACGAGGTGGAGGAGGTGGAAGAGGTCTTTCCCGACCCGGCCTGGGCCTGGGGCATTGTCGACGGGGGCGCCCTCTGGATGCGCATCGCCGACAAGCTGGAGTCCCATCGCGACCAGTTCGGTCGCGGCTTCCTGGCGGTGGCCGAGCGAGGGCGGCAGGTCACCCAGGAGCAGTATTACCGGGCGCAAACGGTACGGGCCCAGCTGGTGAACCGCCTCTGGCAGCTGTTCGAGCGCTACGACCTGCTGCTCACGCCCACCACTGCCACCGAAGCAGTCGACGCCCACGGCCGCCTGAGCATGGAGATCGCTGGCCGGCCCATAGAGAACCCCATATCTTATGTCGCCTTCACCTACCCCTTCAATCTGTCGGGGCACCCAGCCGCCACGGTGCGGGCGGGCTTCAGCGAGGCCGGCCTGCCGGTGGGGCTGCAGATAGTCGGCCCGAGGCTGCGGGAGGACCTGGTGCTGCAGGCGGCCCACGCCTTCGAGCAGGCCCGTCCCTGGGCCGATCACTGGCCCAGGGAGCTGCCGTCGGCCTGAGCGTGCCTCAGAGGATACGTCTCACGGCGTTGAAGGCCATCCCCACCAGCCAGACTATGGCCACCACCAGGAAAATGAAGAAGAGCACCCTGGCGATGAAAGCGGCCACCCCGGCGATAACGGCGAAGCCCAGCACGCCGGCCAGGATGGCCACCAGCAGAAAGACGATGGCCCAGAACAGGAAAGCCACCTCCTCACCTCCGTCCGTCACGTATAGGCCCAGGTTAGACGAGGGGGGCGCCGCGCGCAAAGGGGTCATCGGGAGGCGGCGGTTGACAGGGGGCGGGGGCCGCCTATGATAAGAGATGCGGAGGCCTCCGCGGGCGTGCCGTCATGCAGATAGACTGGCAGCGGACCATCAACGAGATCCTCGCCAACAAGCTGTCGTGCCCCCGCTGTGGGGCGCTGACCGATGAGATGTACATCGGCTACATGCGCGCCCCCGAGGCTGCTCACTGGGCGCCCCTTTGCGAGGGCTGCAACAAGGAGGAATACTGCGACGCCCGCAAGCTGGTCACCCTCTGCGAGGAGTGCGCCCGCGCCGTGCGCCTGCGGGGCCGCAAGGTCGACCAGTACGGCATGATGGTGGCCCTGCTGGAGGAGTGCCGCCGCCAGCTGGAGGAGTCGCTGGACTACCTCAGCGAGTACTGGCGCGAAGACCTGGACATAGACCCGGAGGAGATGGACAAGCGCCTGGAGGACGTGGACCCCGACCTATTCCGCGAGGAGGACGCCTGGCGCCGCTACCTGGAGGAGCAGTATCTCAAGCTGCACCGCTGGTTCAGGCAGCACGGCTATCGGATTCCCAACCCGGGCTGGCGTTCCGAATACGTGGAAGAGGTCATATCCCTGGGTTACACCACCCTCCTGGGCGACTGAGCGCCTCTCCCTCGCCTCGCGTCGCCCTGCATGGTCACCGTCCTGGTGCTTTTCGACTCTCGCGGCGGTCTGGTGGAGCAGCTAGCTGAGGCCGTGGCCGAGGGCGTGCGTTCCGTCCAGGGTGTTCGCCTGCTCTACCGCCGTCTGGACGAGGCCAGCGTCGACGAACTGAAGGACTGTCATGGCCTCATCCTCGGCTCCCCCAACTGGAGCGGCGTCACCGGCAAGCTGAAGGAGTGGTTCGACCACTCTGGCGACCTCTGGGAGACGGGCGAACTGGCAGGGAGAGTGGGGGCCGCCTTCACTGCCGGATACTCCCGCTCGGGCGGCATCGAGGCTACCCTCCTGCAACTCCTGCACCTGCTCTTCGCTCACGGCATGGTGGTGGTGGGCCTCCCGTGGTCGGAGCGGATGCGTCTCTCGGGGTCCTACTACGGCGCCACCGCCCACGGCCAGGTCACCGATGACGACCGCGAGCAGGCGCGCGCCCTGGGACGGCGGGTGGCAGAGCTGACGCTGCGCCTGTGGAGAGAGCGGGCCGAGGCCTAGCGACCGCCGCGGCCCCAGGCCGTGACCCTGCGGGCGCTATCCAGGGTGCCTTTACGTTCCTGGGCGAGGGCTGTCTCGACCTGGCGCAGCAGTTCGTCCAGGCCCCAGCCCCGCAGGGCTGAGACCAGCACCGCCCGTGGCTGCCAGGAGCGCAGGTGGGGGAGGAGGTCCGTGACCTCCTCCAGCCCGGCGATGGGGCGGCCGTCCTTGCGCTGCAGGCGGTCCACCTTGTTCAGCACGGCGATGCGCGCCTTGCCCTGCAGCCCCAGCTCGGCCAGCGTCTTCTCCACTGCGTCGGCCTGCTCGGCTGCCCTGGGGTGCGTTATGTCGATAACGTGCAGGAGGAGGTCGGCGTCCTCCAGCTCCTCCAGGGTTGCACGGAAGGCTGCCACCAGCTGGGGCGGTAGTTTGTTGATGAACCCCACGGTGTCCGTCAGCAGGAAGAAGCCGCCGCCGGGCAGCCTCACCCGCCGAGTGAGGGGGTCCAGGGTGGCGAAGAGCTGGTCGGCTACCAGCACGTCAGCCCCCGAAAGGGCGCGCATGAGGGTGCTCTTGCCAGCGTTGGTATAGCCTACCAGCGACACCAGGGGGAGGTCCTCCCGGGCGCGACGGCGCCGGTGCAGGGCGCGGTGCTGACGTACCTCCTCCAGCTCGCGCCGCAGGTGCTGGATACGGCGCTTGATGAGCCGGCGGTCCGTCTCCAGCTGCGTCTCTCCCGGGCCGCGGGTGCCGATGCCGCCCCCGAGGCGCTCCAGGTGGGACCACTGCCCACGCAGGCGGGGCAACAGGTATTCGTGCTGGGCCAATTCTACCTGCAGCCGTCCCTCCCGCGTGCGGGCGTGCTGGGCGAAGATGTCCAGGATGAGGGCTGTGCGGTCCAGCACCTTTACCTGGAGGGCCTTCTCCAGGTTGCGTTGCTGGACGGGCGAAAGCTCGTCGTCGAATATGACCAGGTCGTACTGGAGGGACGTCCGCAGGGAAACTATCTCCTGCAACTTGCCGCGGCCCACGTAGTAGGCCGGGTCGGGGCGCTCCAGCCGCTGGACTACCCTGCCCACCACCCGGGCACCGGCAGTGTCGGCCAGGAGGGCCAGCTCCTCCAGGGAGCTGGCGGCGTCCCAGCCGTCGCGGCGGCTGCCGTTCTTGGGCTCTGCCGCCACCAGCAGGGCACGCTCGGGCGGGCTGACGGTCTCGTGCAGCCTGCGGCCTATGCTATCCTCCCTCCTCCTTATCGTGCTCCTTTATCAGTATAAGCCATCCCTCGGCGGGCCGGTCATCACAGGATAGGTCTCTCGCCCCGAGCCAGCCTCTCCATGCGGCGGAGGCCCTCTTCCAGGTCTTCGTCGGGAACGGTGAGGGAGAGGCGGATATAGCCCTCGCCGCTGGGGCCGTAACCGACGCCAGGGGTGACCACCACCGCTGCCTCCTCCAGCAGCCGGGTCGTATAGCTCACTGAAGTCTCGTCCTCGGGCACCCGCGCCCAGAGGTACAGGGAGGCGGGGCTGGGGTCCACCCTCAGCCCCAGGCCGCGCAACGCTTCGACCAGCCGGTCGCGGCGTCGCTGGTACACCCGGTTGTGCTCCTCGATGCAGTCCTGGGGACCTTCTAGGGCGGCGATGGCCATGCGCTGGATGGCCTGCGGTATGCCCGAGTCCAGGTTGGACTTGACATCCCGCAGGGCCCGGATCAGCTCGGCATTGCCCACTGCCATGCCGATGCGCCAGCCAGTCATGTTATAGGTCTTGGAAAAGGAGTGGAACTCGATGCCTACCTCCTTGGCCCCCTCGACCTGGAGGAAGCTGGGCGGGCGGTAGCCATCGAAGGCCACCTCGGTGTAAGGGCCGTCGTGGCATATGGCCAGGCCGTAGCGGCGGGCGAATTCCACCGCCCGGCGGAAGAAGGCGAGGTCGGCCACGGCGCCCGTGGGGTTGTTGGGGTAGTTGAGCCAAAGAACCTTCGCCCGTCGAGCCACCTCCGGGGGCACCTCGTCCAGGTCGGGCAGAAAGCCGTTTTCTGCCCGCAGGGGCAGGTAGTAAGGCTCGCCGCCGGCCAGCACCGTTCCCATCGAGTAGACCGGATAGCCGGGATCGGGCACCAGCGCCACGTCCCCAGGGTCTATCAGGCAGAGGGCGATGTGGCCGATGCCCTCCTTGGAGCCTATGAGAGGCAACACCTCGGTATCGGGGTCCAGTTCCACCCCGAACCTGCGCCGGTACCAGCGGGCGATGGCCTGTCGTAGCTCCGGCAGCCCCTCGGTCTCGGGATAGCGGTGGTTGGCGGGGTCGCGGGCCGCCTCCAGCAGGGCATCGAGGATATGCTGAGGCGTTGGCAGGTCGGGGTCCCCTATGGCGAAGGAGACGACCCGAATGCCCTGAGACCGCTTCTCGGCTATCTTGCGGCTGATCTCGACGAAGAGGTAGGGCGGCAGCTTGTCCAGGCGGCGCGAGAGCCTCAAGGGCCTTCCTCCCTAGGCGATGATGGGGTGCTCCTCAGCGAAGATGACGATGGAGCGCTCGAAATCGATGAACCGCCGCTCGTCCTCGGCCAGCTCCTCGACGGCGCGGCGCCCCTCCTCCGACTGCAGGACAGCAGCGAAGCCGTCCAGGCTGTCCAGCCAGATCTCGGCTACGCCGTCGAAAGGCTCCAGGTCGCAGCCCCGCTGTCTGTTGAGCTCGCGCACGAACGGGCTGTCGAGGGTGTGGACCTGCACATATCGCCGGATGCCCAGGACGGCGGCGTTCTTCTTCACCAGGGGGGCATGCACCTCCCGCCAGTGCTTCTGGAACTCTGCCAGGGTCATGCCCGGCCGACGGTGCATGCAGTATACCAGCTTGATCACCTCATACCTCCTTCCTTCATACGCGCAGGGGTCGGGAGGCCGCAGATGGCTCGCCATGGTCGGTGGCGGTATCACCCCCCTGCGCCGGGTTTCGGTGACAGAGACGGGGTCAGCGCTGCCATGGCGTCGTGCATCCCCGGCCGGGCACTATCGTCCCAGCCATCTGCCCTCGAACAACCATTCGGCGGGCCCGCTCAGGTAGGCCTCGCCCTGGCCGTCCCACTGGATGGTCAAGGGGCCTCCCGGCAGCCTCACGCTGACCGTGTCGTCCACCAGGCCATGCAGGCGGGCGGCCACCACAGCGGCGGTGGCGCCGGAGCCACAGGCCAGCGTCGGCCCTGCCCCTCGCTCCCACACCCGCAGTTCCATGCTTTTCCTGTCCAGCACTCGGGCCACGCCGAGGTTGACACGCCGCGGAAACAGCGGGTGATGTTCCACCGCCGGCCCCACCTGTTCCAGGGGGAAGTCTTCCACCGGCCTGTCCAGGAAATGGACGGCGTGGGGATTCCCCAGCGAGAGACAGGTGAGGGAGAGGCGCCAGCCCTTCACCTCCAGGGGCAGGTCCAGCAGGGGGCCGGGGCCCTCGGCCAGGACGGGCACCTCCGACGGTGAGAAGCGGGGGATGCCCATGCCCACCCGAACGCGCCGCACCTGGCTGCCTTCCATCTCCACCCAGGCGGGGAGGACGCCGGCGGCCGTTTCCACCGTCAGGCGACCGTCGCGGGGTCTGGCCAGGCCCGTCTCCACGGCGTAGCGCACCAGGCATCTGATCCCGTTGCCGCACATCTCGGCCTCGGAGCCATCGGGGTTGAAGATGCGCATGCGCACATCGGCCTCCCGGGAGGGCAGCACGAGGATCACGCCGTCGGCGCCGATGCCGAAGTGGCGGTCGCACAGGGTGCGGGCCAGGGAGGGCCAGTCCCGGTCCTCCAGCTCCGGCTGCAGCAATACGAAGTCGTTGCCGGTGCCGTGCATCTTCACGAAGCGCACGGCACAGCCTCCTCTCGCGCCCACAGGAACTCCTCTACCAGGCGCGAAGCCTTCTCTATCAGCTGGGGATCTTCGGCCCGCAGCCAGTGGATACGAGGATCGTTGCGGCGGAACCAGTTCTCCTGATGACGGACGAGACGATGGGTGCCGGCCTTGATACGCTCAATCGCCTCCGCCAGCGTCAGCTCCCCGCGCAGGTACTGGCAGATCTCCCTGTAGCCGATGCTGCTCATGGCTGGCAAATCGGGCGTGAGGCCCCGGGCCAGCAGCCCGCGCACCTCGTCCACCAGGCCGCGGCGCACCATCTCCTCCACCCGCTGGTCGATGCGGCGATACAGCTCTCGTCTCGGCAGCCACAGGCCTATGGTCAGGTGGCGGAAAGGTGCACCGGCGCGGCGTCGCTGTTCGGAGAAGGGGCGGCCCGTGGCCTCCATCACCTCGAGGGCACGAACCACCCGCCGCAGGTTGCGGGGATCGACGAAGGCCGTGGCCGCAGGGTCGCGGCCGGCCAGCTCGGCGTAGAGGGATTCTACGCCCTCTCGTCGCGCCCGCTCCTCCAGTTGGCGGCGCAGCTCTGGCTGTGGCGGCACCTTGGGCACCGTCCATCCCTCCAGCAGCGCCCAGACATACTGGCCCGTGCCGCCCACCAGAATGGGCAACCTGTCCCGGCTCCAGATGTCCTCCAGGGCCTCCCGGGCCAGCTCCAGCCAGCGTCCCAGGCTGAAAGGCTCGTCGGGACGGACGATGTCGAACAGGTGGTGGGGCACCTTGTCCCGCTCCTCGGGAGCGGGCTTGGCGGTGCCGATGTCCATACCCACATAGACTTGACGCGAGTCGGCGTTGATAACCTCGCCCTGGAAGCGGAGGGCCAGGGCAATGGCGAGCGCGCTCTTGCCGGTGGCCGTAGGGCCGACGATGGCGACGAGGGAGCAGGGTCGAGCCTCGTGCCTAGCGGTCATCGGTCAGGGGCACCTCTATGGCCACGTCCACACCGCTATAGTAGCGCTCGAACTCGCGGGCCGTGTAGCGGGCCTTGAACCGCTCGATCACGTCGTGGACGATGGCGGGGTCCCGGTGCACCTTCGCCGTGGCGCTGATGGACTCTCCGCCCGCCTGCACCTGCACCTGCGGACGGGCCTCCAGGTTGCGGAACCAGGGGCTGCGGGAGCCGCGAATCGGCAGCAGCCACAGGCAGTCCCGCTGCTCGTCCAGGACGAACCACACCGGCAGCACGATATCGCGGCCGCTGCGGCGCCCCTTGACAGCTATGTTTATCTCCCTGCCGTTGCGCAGGCGCCGGAGCATCGCCTCCCCCGCCATGGCCCTCACCTCCCGCCTTTCTTGGCCTGCGCCGTCGCCTGCACTATCTGGACGAAGGCGTCGGCCTTGAGGCTCGCTCCTCCCACCAGGGCGCCGTCCACATCCTGCAGGGAGACGAACTCGGCTATGTTGGCCGGACTGACGCTCCCGCCGTACAGGATACGCGTCTCCTCCGCCGCCCGCTCCCCCAGGTAGCGGGCGATGAGCTGCCGCACGAAGGCTATGGCCTCCGCTGCCTGGTGAGCGGTGGCGGCCACGCCGGTGCCGATGGCCCATACCGGCTCGTAGGCTACCACCAGGCCGTCGGCGCGGCCGAGGCCCTCCAGGGCGGAGCGCGTCTGCCGCTCCAGGACGGCATGGGTATGCCCTCTCGCCCGCTCCTGCAAGGTCTCGCCGACGCAGAGGATGGGCCTCAGCCCCTGGGCCAGGGCTGCCTCCAGCTTGCGACGAACGGCCTCGTCGGACTCCCCGAACACATGCCTCCGCTCCGAGTGACCGATGATGACGTACTGCACGGCCTCGGCCAGCATGGCCGGGCCCACCTCGCCGGTGGCAGCCACGTCGTCTTCCCAGTGGGTGTCCTGAGCGCCGAGGCCTATGCTGGAGCCGGCGAGCACGTCCCGCACAGGCAGTATGTGGAGAAAGGTCGGGCAGACGACCACCTCCACCCCGAGCAGGCCCTGCAGCCCATCGCGCAGGGAAGAGGCGAGGGCCCGGGCGCTATCGAGGCGCAGGTGGCACTTCCAGTTGCCGGCGACGAGGGGCGTTCGCATCTCAGGCCCCGAACTTGAGGAGACGGCGGGCGTGGGCCAAGGCCAGTGGCATGACCTCCACCGCCGGGAAGGTGCCCAGGATGCCCCGCTGCAGCGCTACCTCGTTGAAGGCGTCGCAATCGTCGGCCCGGGCCCAGCGTGCCCGCATCATGAAGGGCACCGGGTGCCATGAGTGGCCCCCCAGCACCGCGGGCGTCGAGTGGTCGCCGGTGACGATGAGCACGTCGGGGTCCAGGTCCAGCAGGGCGGGGATGGCCCGGTCGGCTGCCTCGATGGCCTCCACCTTGCGGTCGAAGTCTCCGTCCTCCCCGGCTGTGTCGGTGGCCTTGTAGTGGAGGAAGAAGTAGTCGAACTGGTGCCAGTGCTCGCGTGCCGAGGCGATGGCGTCCTCCAGCCGCGGCCCCGAGGGCAATGGTTGCATGCCCACCAGTTTGCCAAGGCCGCGATACATGGGGTAGTAGGCCACCGCTGCTGCCCTCAGGCGAAAGACCTCCTGCACCGTGGGCCAGTGGGGGCGCACCGCGAATCCCCTCAACAGCAGCATATTGGCCGGTGCCTCGTCCCGCAGGCGGCGGGCCGCCTCCGCCACGAAGCGGTTGACCAGGGAAGCGGTGCGTTCTCCCTCGGGCGAGGTGGCCGTGGCTGGCGGCACCTTCACCCCCTCTCGCTGAGGGTCCGTGTCGGACACGCGGTCCGAGAGGCCCTGGCCTCGCAGCACCACCAGGAAGCGGTGCTCTCGCACCGGCTTCACCAGGACCTGCACGCCGTCAACCTCTATGCCCTGGAGCCTGGACACCAGCTGGGCGCATCGCTCGGTGTCGATGCGCCCAGCCCGGCGGTCGGTTATGATGCCGGCCTCGTCCACGGTGCAGAAGTTGCCGCGGGCGGCCACGTCGCCCGGCCGCAGGTCGAAGTCTATGCCCAGGGCCTCCAGCACCCCACGTCCTACCTGGAACTTCAGGGGGTCGTAGCCGAAGAGGGCCAGGTGCCCGGGGCCGCTCCCGGGCGTGATGCCGGGGGCCACCGGCACTGTGAGGCCGCACATGCTCTCGCGGGCCAGGCGGTCCAGGTTGGGCGTGTAGGCCGTCTCCAGCTCCGTGCGCCCCGTCTCGGGGTGAGGGAGGCCTCCCAGACCGTCCATCACCAGGAGCACGATCTTGGTATCGGCCTCGGTGCTGAGCTGTCGCGCCAGTTCGAGATCCATGTCAGCCACCTACCGATTATGGGACATGGGCGCGGTCGCTAGCCAGCGTCGGGGCGGGCCAGCTCGGTGACGGAGGCCCAGTCGCGCTCGCCCCACCCCCGGGCCAGGGCGGCCAGCAAGCGGTCGCGCAGCAGGCTGGCGACGGGCAGGGGCAGCGCCTTCTCCTCTCCCGCCGCCAGGGCCAGCTTCACGTCCTTCAGGCCGTGGCGCAGCCTGAAGCCCGCCGGCTCGAAGCGTCGCTCGGCCACCAGGCGGCCGTAGTTGGCGTAGAGGGGGGAACGGAAGACCCGCTCGGCCACCAGTTGCAGGAACAGGCCCGGGTCCACCCCGTGCAGGCCCACCAGGGCGGAGGCCTCGCCCATGGCCTCGATGGCGGCAGCGATGAGCATGTTGCCGGCCAGCTTGACGACGTTGGCCGCCGCCGGGTCTTCGCCCACTACCGTGTAGCCGGCGGCCATGGCCTCCAGCAGCGGCCGACAGCGCTCGATGTGCTCCCGGCCGCCGCTGGCCACGATCCACATGGCGCGGGCGGCCGCTGCCTCGGGCCTCCCGAAGACCGGGGCGGCCACATAGCCCTGGCCCCGTCCGGCGTGGGCCTGGGCCAGCCGTCGCGAGGTCTCGACGCCGATGGTGCTCATGGAGAGGTGCACGGCGCCCGCTGGCAGGGCGTCCATGGCACCTTCGGGCCCCAGCAGCGTCGCTTCCACCGCTGCGTCATCGGCCAGCATGGTCACCAGCACCTCGGCGTCCCTGGCTGCCTCGGCCGGGGTGCGGGCCACCTCGGCCCCCTCCGAGGCCAGCTCCTGGGCGCGGGCCAGGGTGCGGTTGTAGGCCCGCACCTGGTGCCCGGCGGCCAGCAGGTTGCGGGCCATGGGCATGCCCATGTTGCCCAGCCCGATGAAGCCTACGCGCATGGCGCACCCCCTCAGGCGTCCAGCAGGGCAGCGATTCCGGGCAGCTCCCGCCCCTCGAGGAATTCCAGGGTGGCACCGCCGCCGGTGGA
Coding sequences:
- a CDS encoding amidase, with the protein product MSDLLFRPAHELAALVRSRQLSPVELMEACLDRIRRLDPVIRAFITLRADEALAEARQMADRIARGEEVGVLAGLPLGVKDLEDVAGLPTTYGSLPFRDNVARRDSVQVERLKRAGAIVVGKTSTPEFGYTFFCRNLLIGATLNPWNLERTSGGSSGGSAAAIASGMVPLATASDGGGSIRIPAAYTGCFGIKPQFGRVPMGPFEVVPWSGLACYGPITRTVTDAALYLDAVVGDHPSDPHSLPHPGYSYVELLRRPLPRLRIAWSPTLGYAVVQPDVLRVAESAARVFQELGHEVEEVEEVFPDPAWAWGIVDGGALWMRIADKLESHRDQFGRGFLAVAERGRQVTQEQYYRAQTVRAQLVNRLWQLFERYDLLLTPTTATEAVDAHGRLSMEIAGRPIENPISYVAFTYPFNLSGHPAATVRAGFSEAGLPVGLQIVGPRLREDLVLQAAHAFEQARPWADHWPRELPSA
- a CDS encoding NAD(P)-dependent oxidoreductase, which codes for MRVGFIGLGNMGMPMARNLLAAGHQVRAYNRTLARAQELASEGAEVARTPAEAARDAEVLVTMLADDAAVEATLLGPEGAMDALPAGAVHLSMSTIGVETSRRLAQAHAGRGQGYVAAPVFGRPEAAAARAMWIVASGGREHIERCRPLLEAMAAGYTVVGEDPAAANVVKLAGNMLIAAAIEAMGEASALVGLHGVDPGLFLQLVAERVFRSPLYANYGRLVAERRFEPAGFRLRHGLKDVKLALAAGEEKALPLPVASLLRDRLLAALARGWGERDWASVTELARPDAG
- the hflX gene encoding GTPase HflX, whose protein sequence is MGRRLHETVSPPERALLVAAEPKNGSRRDGWDAASSLEELALLADTAGARVVGRVVQRLERPDPAYYVGRGKLQEIVSLRTSLQYDLVIFDDELSPVQQRNLEKALQVKVLDRTALILDIFAQHARTREGRLQVELAQHEYLLPRLRGQWSHLERLGGGIGTRGPGETQLETDRRLIKRRIQHLRRELEEVRQHRALHRRRRAREDLPLVSLVGYTNAGKSTLMRALSGADVLVADQLFATLDPLTRRVRLPGGGFFLLTDTVGFINKLPPQLVAAFRATLEELEDADLLLHVIDITHPRAAEQADAVEKTLAELGLQGKARIAVLNKVDRLQRKDGRPIAGLEEVTDLLPHLRSWQPRAVLVSALRGWGLDELLRQVETALAQERKGTLDSARRVTAWGRGGR
- a CDS encoding nitroreductase/quinone reductase family protein, yielding MAGEAMLRRLRNGREINIAVKGRRSGRDIVLPVWFVLDEQRDCLWLLPIRGSRSPWFRNLEARPQVQVQAGGESISATAKVHRDPAIVHDVIERFKARYTAREFERYYSGVDVAIEVPLTDDR
- the miaA gene encoding tRNA (adenosine(37)-N6)-dimethylallyltransferase MiaA, giving the protein MTARHEARPCSLVAIVGPTATGKSALAIALALRFQGEVINADSRQVYVGMDIGTAKPAPEERDKVPHHLFDIVRPDEPFSLGRWLELAREALEDIWSRDRLPILVGGTGQYVWALLEGWTVPKVPPQPELRRQLEERARREGVESLYAELAGRDPAATAFVDPRNLRRVVRALEVMEATGRPFSEQRRRAGAPFRHLTIGLWLPRRELYRRIDQRVEEMVRRGLVDEVRGLLARGLTPDLPAMSSIGYREICQYLRGELTLAEAIERIKAGTHRLVRHQENWFRRNDPRIHWLRAEDPQLIEKASRLVEEFLWAREEAVPCAS
- a CDS encoding EthD domain-containing protein, whose translation is MIKLVYCMHRRPGMTLAEFQKHWREVHAPLVKKNAAVLGIRRYVQVHTLDSPFVRELNRQRGCDLEPFDGVAEIWLDSLDGFAAVLQSEEGRRAVEELAEDERRFIDFERSIVIFAEEHPIIA
- a CDS encoding NAD(P)H-dependent oxidoreductase; protein product: MVTVLVLFDSRGGLVEQLAEAVAEGVRSVQGVRLLYRRLDEASVDELKDCHGLILGSPNWSGVTGKLKEWFDHSGDLWETGELAGRVGAAFTAGYSRSGGIEATLLQLLHLLFAHGMVVVGLPWSERMRLSGSYYGATAHGQVTDDDREQARALGRRVAELTLRLWRERAEA
- a CDS encoding 2,3-bisphosphoglycerate-independent phosphoglycerate mutase, translated to MDLELARQLSTEADTKIVLLVMDGLGGLPHPETGRTELETAYTPNLDRLARESMCGLTVPVAPGITPGSGPGHLALFGYDPLKFQVGRGVLEALGIDFDLRPGDVAARGNFCTVDEAGIITDRRAGRIDTERCAQLVSRLQGIEVDGVQVLVKPVREHRFLVVLRGQGLSDRVSDTDPQREGVKVPPATATSPEGERTASLVNRFVAEAARRLRDEAPANMLLLRGFAVRPHWPTVQEVFRLRAAAVAYYPMYRGLGKLVGMQPLPSGPRLEDAIASAREHWHQFDYFFLHYKATDTAGEDGDFDRKVEAIEAADRAIPALLDLDPDVLIVTGDHSTPAVLGGHSWHPVPFMMRARWARADDCDAFNEVALQRGILGTFPAVEVMPLALAHARRLLKFGA
- a CDS encoding DUF1328 domain-containing protein, with product MAFLFWAIVFLLVAILAGVLGFAVIAGVAAFIARVLFFIFLVVAIVWLVGMAFNAVRRIL
- a CDS encoding LL-diaminopimelate aminotransferase, producing the protein MRLSRRLDKLPPYLFVEISRKIAEKRSQGIRVVSFAIGDPDLPTPQHILDALLEAARDPANHRYPETEGLPELRQAIARWYRRRFGVELDPDTEVLPLIGSKEGIGHIALCLIDPGDVALVPDPGYPVYSMGTVLAGGEPYYLPLRAENGFLPDLDEVPPEVARRAKVLWLNYPNNPTGAVADLAFFRRAVEFARRYGLAICHDGPYTEVAFDGYRPPSFLQVEGAKEVGIEFHSFSKTYNMTGWRIGMAVGNAELIRALRDVKSNLDSGIPQAIQRMAIAALEGPQDCIEEHNRVYQRRRDRLVEALRGLGLRVDPSPASLYLWARVPEDETSVSYTTRLLEEAAVVVTPGVGYGPSGEGYIRLSLTVPDEDLEEGLRRMERLARGERPIL
- the dapF gene encoding diaminopimelate epimerase, which codes for MRFVKMHGTGNDFVLLQPELEDRDWPSLARTLCDRHFGIGADGVILVLPSREADVRMRIFNPDGSEAEMCGNGIRCLVRYAVETGLARPRDGRLTVETAAGVLPAWVEMEGSQVRRVRVGMGIPRFSPSEVPVLAEGPGPLLDLPLEVKGWRLSLTCLSLGNPHAVHFLDRPVEDFPLEQVGPAVEHHPLFPRRVNLGVARVLDRKSMELRVWERGAGPTLACGSGATAAVVAARLHGLVDDTVSVRLPGGPLTIQWDGQGEAYLSGPAEWLFEGRWLGR
- the tpiA gene encoding triose-phosphate isomerase produces the protein MRTPLVAGNWKCHLRLDSARALASSLRDGLQGLLGVEVVVCPTFLHILPVRDVLAGSSIGLGAQDTHWEDDVAATGEVGPAMLAEAVQYVIIGHSERRHVFGESDEAVRRKLEAALAQGLRPILCVGETLQERARGHTHAVLERQTRSALEGLGRADGLVVAYEPVWAIGTGVAATAHQAAEAIAFVRQLIARYLGERAAEETRILYGGSVSPANIAEFVSLQDVDGALVGGASLKADAFVQIVQATAQAKKGGR